In the Gracilimonas sp. genome, CCGTACACCAGTAAATGTCATCAGCCCCAACCTGAAATACCTGCCGGAAGGAATAGCTGGTATAAACCATATAACCGCCACAAGTATGGACCACTCCTTTTGGCTTGCCTGTGGAACCGGATGTATATAGAATAAATAGTGGATCTTCAGCATCCATTTCAACCGCTTCATGTTTTCTTGAAGCATTGCGGATGAGGTTATGCCACCATTCATCTCTTCCTTCTTTCCAGTCAATTTCACGGTTAGTCCGCTGACACACAATCACACTCTCAATAGATGGACTACTTTCTAAAGCTTCATCAGAAATATCTTTCAATGGAACATGCTTATCGCCACGGCGAAGCCCATCATTAGTAATCAGCATCTTGGCTTCACAATCATTTATTCGCTCTGACAAAGACTGAGCCGAAAATCCTGCAAAAACAATAGAGTGAACCGCTCCAATTCGGGCACATGCAAGAGCAGCAATAACAAGCTCAGGAGTCATGGCCATATAGATTACAACCCGGTCTCCTTTCTTTACTCCTTTACTTTCCAAAACATTGGAAAAGCGACAAACATCTTCATGCAGCTGCTTATAAGTTATTGTACGACGAAATGAATCCGGGTGATTTGGTTCAAAAATAAAAGCCGTTTTATTCCCAATAGTATTCAGGTGACGATCTAAAGCATTCTCCGTGATATTCAGCTTTCCGCCTTCAAACCACTTTATATTGGCATCTTCAAAACTTCCACTTTGGGTTTTATCCCATCGCTTCCTCCAATAAAAAGTTCCTGCCTCATGATCCCAGAATTTTAGCCGGTCTTTTTTACTTTCCTCAAAGTTCTCTTTGTACTCGTCGAACGATTTTATATTAAGCCACATTTTTTATTCAGTTTGGTTATTCAATTTTGCTGATGTTGAAGGTTTTTTTGCGGATAATCAAGTCAAACTCTCATTTTGAAAAGATTTAACCATTTTTAGAGTATTTAGTCAATGAGCAAAGGCAGAAAGATTGTTGAAAACTGGTTTGAATCTCGCGGCTGGGATATTTTTCCTTTTCAGCAAGAAGTATGTGATGCCTTTCTTTCGGGTAAAAAAGGGTTACTGAATGCTCCCACCGGAAGCGGTAAAACTTTTGCTTTATTTATGCCCAATCTTATAAAATGGATTGACGAGCATCCGGATGATTTCCAGGATAAAGAAAAAAATGGACTCAAAATTTTATGGATTACTCCATTGAGAGCTCTTGCCAAAGATATCCAAAAGGCGCTGCAAACATCGGTCAATGAAATGGGTATTCCCTGGGAAATCGGGCGCCGTACAGGTGATGTTTCCCAATCTGTAAAACAAAAGCAAAACCGTAAAATGCCGGAAGTACTTATTACCACTCCAGAAAGTGTGCATATCTTGCTGGCCCAAAAAAACTATAAGCGACATTTCAAAAACCTGGAAACCGTAATTGTTGATGAGTGGCATGAACTATTGGGCTCCAAACGAGGTATCCAGACAGAATTAGGAATATCCCGGCTTCGCGGAATTTGTCCTGACCTTTCTGTTTGGGGAATCTCAGCTACAATAGGAAATTTGGATGAAGCATTGGATGTATTAATTGGCCCCAACCAACATGATGAGTCAGTGATCATAAAGGCTGATATCCAAAAAAACATTGAAGCCACTTCAATTTTACCCGATGAAATGGAAAACTTCCCATGGCATGGGCACCTGGGGTTAAAGCTACTTCCTAAAATCCTGCCTGTCATAGATGAAAGTCGCTCTACCCTCATTTTTACAAACACACGGGCTCAATCCGAAATATGGTTTCAGAATTTACTGGAGACAAGACCCGATTTAGCTGGCTCTATTGCAATTCATCACGGATCACTGGACCGTAAAGTGCGGGATTGGGTAGAAGCATCCCTGCACGAAGGAATCCTAAAAGCTGTAGTCTGTACTTCCAGTCTTGATCTGGGCGTAGATTTTAGTCCGGTTGAAACCGTGATTCAAATTGGAAGTCCCAAAGGGGTGGCTAGATTTATGCAACGAGCAGGCCGCAGTGGTCATCAACCGGGTTCAACCAGCAGAATATACTTTGTCCCAACCCACGCTCTGGAATTGGTAGAAGCAGCTGCATTGAGATCAGCTATCAATTCAGAAGAAATGGAAAGCCGTGATCCAATTCTAAAACCTTATGACGTACTCATACAATATCTGGTAACGCTGGCTGTTTCAGATGGATTTTATCCGGATAAAATTTATGAAGAAGTACACAGCACTTTCGCCTATCAGACTCTATCCCAAAAAGAATGGAAAGATATCCTGCAATTCATCACGGTAGGTGGAAAGTCTTTAAGTCGATATGATGAATATTCAAAAGTTGAGGTTGATGAAGACGGACTTTATAAAGTAACCAGCCGAAAGATCGCCCGGCGTCACCGTATGAGTATCGGTACCATTGCCAGCGATGCTATGCTTAGAGTAAAATATATGAGTGGAAAATCATTAGGGGCCGTTGAAGAATGGTTTATAGCTCAGTTAAACATTGGTGACACTTTTTGGTTTGCCGGACGG is a window encoding:
- a CDS encoding ligase-associated DNA damage response DEXH box helicase, which gives rise to MSKGRKIVENWFESRGWDIFPFQQEVCDAFLSGKKGLLNAPTGSGKTFALFMPNLIKWIDEHPDDFQDKEKNGLKILWITPLRALAKDIQKALQTSVNEMGIPWEIGRRTGDVSQSVKQKQNRKMPEVLITTPESVHILLAQKNYKRHFKNLETVIVDEWHELLGSKRGIQTELGISRLRGICPDLSVWGISATIGNLDEALDVLIGPNQHDESVIIKADIQKNIEATSILPDEMENFPWHGHLGLKLLPKILPVIDESRSTLIFTNTRAQSEIWFQNLLETRPDLAGSIAIHHGSLDRKVRDWVEASLHEGILKAVVCTSSLDLGVDFSPVETVIQIGSPKGVARFMQRAGRSGHQPGSTSRIYFVPTHALELVEAAALRSAINSEEMESRDPILKPYDVLIQYLVTLAVSDGFYPDKIYEEVHSTFAYQTLSQKEWKDILQFITVGGKSLSRYDEYSKVEVDEDGLYKVTSRKIARRHRMSIGTIASDAMLRVKYMSGKSLGAVEEWFIAQLNIGDTFWFAGRNLELIKMKDMTVYVRRAKGSSSKVPSYMGGRMSLSSNMTNILRNKMHHAVSGDYDDVELKTLDPLFNIQRDWSILPDDDQFLIEKSFSREGCHVFFFPFEGRYVHEGMSALIAHRISQMTPITFSIAMNDYGFELLSDQDIPIETALKNDLFSPKNLMEDIMASINSAELAKRRFREICQIAGLVFQGFPGQAKTNKHLQMSSSLFFDVFMEHEPDHLLIQQAFNEVMSIQLDEIRLRKALKKISEQETVFNLTERFTPYSFPIMVDRLREKLSSEKLTDRIQKMQLQLEKHVK